In Methanomicrobium antiquum, one DNA window encodes the following:
- the frhD gene encoding coenzyme F420-reducing hydrogenase, FrhD protein: MSDWYAENMIVGCGNPLQTDDGFGPAVIAEMKKLSLPESVKVLDAGLAGPHYLFTLMAQSDISVKKLIIIDIMDFGGEPGEITRVTPDVLSPGAYTDPHSWGLKEPLNVLSERTDIVIFGCQPQNIDISQIDNESEDAEFWVTESVRKAIPKAVQLALSEVGVDYGTTITS; this comes from the coding sequence ATGTCTGACTGGTATGCTGAAAATATGATTGTCGGATGCGGAAATCCGCTTCAGACTGATGACGGTTTCGGACCGGCAGTTATTGCTGAGATGAAAAAATTGTCACTTCCTGAAAGTGTTAAAGTGCTGGATGCAGGGCTTGCAGGTCCGCATTATCTTTTTACACTTATGGCGCAGTCCGACATTTCTGTTAAAAAACTGATTATTATTGATATTATGGACTTTGGGGGAGAACCCGGCGAGATCACTAGAGTTACACCTGATGTTTTATCACCCGGTGCATATACCGATCCGCATTCATGGGGCCTTAAAGAACCATTGAATGTTTTGTCTGAAAGAACTGATATTGTAATATTCGGATGCCAGCCGCAAAACATCGACATATCCCAGATTGACAACGAGTCGGAAGACGCGGAGTTCTGGGTCACTGAAAGCGTTAGAAAGGCCATTCCGAAGGCAGTGCAACTTGCACTGTCAGAAGTAGGGGTGGATTATGGGACTACTATCACGTCTTAA
- the frhA gene encoding coenzyme F420 hydrogenase subunit alpha — translation MSKVVEVSPTTRHEGHTKLVLKVNDEGIIERGDWLSITPVRGIEKLAIGKTMHQAPKISSRVCGICPIAHTLAGIEAMEGSIGCEIPDDAYLLRIILQCANRLHSHALHNILSLPDMYLPGTDVQINPFSKEEPVRSVALRLQRLREIGQTIGEIAGGEPIHPSNPRIGGMYKNVSPRAKAKMYDLAKEGVSLAVAQMDFMISVFKNWDERGTAAVAGSYEVEKNSKFGFHDQGYMAVDPLYGNTNLDADQRWFPERWTDVRPWDWYMGQEDITLDDPNYPNHATTPAGGKAWPQMEACTAVPLYDGAPVEVGPRARLAMFRNYDRKGAMGLQIARQMEYPDTLYSMIDAIDALDTSGSVIADEIPQGDGSLGWCANEAPRGTDVHLAKVKDGRVQWYSLLVPTTWNFPTVSRALEGAPWQLAEVIVRAYDPCVSCATHMMVVDEEKKVVAQKLVQ, via the coding sequence TTGTCGAAAGTTGTAGAGGTTTCCCCAACCACAAGGCATGAGGGTCACACAAAGCTCGTCCTTAAGGTAAACGATGAGGGCATAATTGAGCGTGGTGACTGGCTCAGTATCACACCTGTGAGGGGTATCGAGAAACTCGCAATTGGAAAAACAATGCATCAGGCACCAAAGATTTCATCACGTGTCTGTGGTATCTGTCCAATTGCGCACACTCTCGCAGGTATAGAAGCAATGGAGGGTTCCATCGGCTGTGAAATTCCTGACGATGCATATCTCCTGCGTATAATTCTGCAGTGTGCAAACAGACTGCACAGTCATGCACTGCACAACATCCTTTCATTGCCGGACATGTATCTTCCAGGCACTGATGTACAGATCAACCCGTTCTCAAAGGAAGAACCAGTACGCAGCGTTGCACTGCGTCTACAGAGACTTCGTGAGATCGGCCAGACTATTGGTGAGATCGCTGGTGGAGAGCCTATTCACCCGTCAAACCCAAGAATCGGTGGTATGTACAAGAATGTTTCACCGCGTGCAAAAGCAAAGATGTACGATCTTGCAAAAGAGGGTGTCTCTCTTGCTGTAGCACAGATGGATTTCATGATCTCAGTCTTTAAGAACTGGGATGAGCGTGGAACAGCAGCAGTTGCAGGAAGTTACGAAGTAGAGAAGAACAGCAAGTTCGGATTCCACGACCAGGGTTACATGGCAGTAGATCCGCTCTATGGAAACACAAACCTTGATGCAGATCAAAGGTGGTTCCCTGAACGCTGGACAGATGTAAGACCATGGGACTGGTACATGGGTCAGGAAGATATAACACTTGACGATCCGAACTATCCAAACCATGCTACAACACCGGCAGGTGGAAAGGCATGGCCACAGATGGAAGCATGTACTGCAGTTCCTCTGTATGATGGAGCACCTGTAGAGGTAGGTCCACGTGCACGTCTTGCAATGTTCCGTAACTATGACAGAAAAGGTGCAATGGGTCTTCAGATCGCACGCCAGATGGAATATCCTGACACTCTATACAGCATGATTGATGCAATAGATGCACTTGATACATCCGGCAGTGTAATAGCAGACGAAATTCCACAGGGTGACGGCTCACTTGGATGGTGTGCCAACGAAGCACCACGTGGAACAGATGTACACCTTGCAAAGGTAAAGGACGGACGTGTCCAGTGGTATTCACTTCTTGTGCCAACCACATGGAATTTCCCAACAGTCAGCCGTGCACTTGAAGGTGCGCCATGGCAGCTTGCTGAGGTAATTGTTCGTGCCTACGACCCATGTGTGTCATGTGCTACACACATGATGGTGGTCGATGAAGAGAAGAAGGTAGTGGCCCAGAAGCTTGTTCAGTGA
- the mptA gene encoding GTP cyclohydrolase MptA, whose protein sequence is MELPDTQSTLPEVRINLTRVGVKNVKKLVEVARPGKRPVIFISSFDVFVDLPSSLKGANMSRNFEVIDEVLQQTVKGKVDGIEDVCNSVARKLLDHHEYADRTEVRMNSTFMVRRETPVSGTECDEVVKVVASAIAQRNNSNPIVRKSIGAEVTGITACPCAQNIMKEIASNKLRELEIEEEKIEAFLSEVPMATHNQRGKGFLCIETDDDQRVNLEDLITVLKDSMSAKIYELLKRGDESHVVYSAHKNARFVEDCVREMAKRVLSDFAFLPGDSLIRIRQTNEESIHQHDAYAERKATIAELRAELNESA, encoded by the coding sequence ATGGAATTACCTGATACCCAGTCTACTTTACCTGAAGTTCGCATCAATCTGACAAGGGTTGGTGTGAAAAACGTAAAGAAATTAGTAGAAGTTGCAAGGCCTGGAAAACGCCCTGTAATATTCATATCAAGTTTTGATGTATTTGTTGACCTTCCAAGCAGTCTTAAGGGCGCAAATATGTCCAGAAACTTTGAAGTAATTGACGAAGTTTTGCAACAGACTGTCAAGGGAAAGGTTGATGGAATAGAAGATGTATGCAATTCTGTTGCAAGAAAACTTCTTGATCATCATGAATATGCTGACAGGACAGAGGTCAGAATGAACAGCACCTTTATGGTGAGAAGAGAGACTCCTGTTTCCGGAACAGAATGTGATGAGGTTGTAAAGGTTGTTGCAAGTGCAATTGCACAAAGAAACAATTCCAATCCGATTGTAAGAAAGAGCATCGGTGCAGAGGTTACCGGAATTACTGCATGTCCCTGTGCACAAAATATAATGAAGGAGATTGCTTCAAACAAACTTCGTGAACTTGAAATTGAAGAGGAGAAGATTGAGGCATTTTTATCTGAAGTTCCCATGGCCACACACAACCAGCGTGGCAAGGGATTTTTGTGTATTGAAACAGATGATGATCAGCGTGTCAATCTTGAGGATTTAATCACTGTTCTTAAGGATTCAATGAGTGCAAAAATATATGAATTATTAAAACGCGGAGATGAGAGCCACGTTGTCTATAGTGCGCATAAAAATGCCCGCTTTGTTGAGGACTGTGTCAGGGAAATGGCAAAAAGAGTTTTGAGTGATTTTGCATTTTTGCCTGGAGATTCTCTAATCAGAATCAGACAAACAAACGAAGAGAGCATTCATCAGCATGATGCGTATGCTGAAAGAAAAGCGACAATCGCGGAACTTCGTGCAGAACTCAATGAATCTGCCTGA
- the purL gene encoding phosphoribosylformylglycinamidine synthase subunit PurL: MLCSRDIDYIEKEIKRSLSELEMACFENLWSEHCSYRSTKPLLRTLPTDGENVLLGPGDDAAIVRFSDDIAIAIGMESHNHPSYVDPYDGAATGVGGIIRDVISMGSRPVALMDPLYFGDLDGEKNRYLFEHIVSGIGDYGNCIGVPVVRGELTFDKNYSGNPLVNVVCVGVVHPDKFLTARVKAPKNRLILYGSSTGRDGLGGASFASRDLSEDSEAEDRPAVQVGDPYTEKLLIEATMELSATGKILSCRDLGAAGLAGASSEMSSTFGARIAADRVHLREEGMNEVEIMLAESQERMLIEVAPEDVLEIGAIIEKYDLSWSDIGEVIAENRYIVTFHGQVVCDLPVDLLVGGAPEEEWAGKPYSAEKPFNRPSDDLKTLCTKVMSHPDIASKDWVKRQYDHDVGLKTISTESGCGVLRLGDSALYLSCGCSPRQIYLKPYEGCANTVYENAANMAAMGAEPLCIVNCLNFASPVHEEIFWQIKESVRGMGDMCRKLSIPVVGGNVSLYNESDEFNTSILPTPSVGMAGKGPAKPFRRPVFGMKLGIIGESKPEFGGSVIDLLTGCGGSAPGIPDVIILEIMRKLVNSGAVYSATDISRGGLLGALSGFCPSCEIDAGENAFEELFSESYGRFLVAYEDESKIAEIISKTGTSFTPLGVVREESFIIHTGEGTIEFSKEETEKLLSSTTNLMRF, from the coding sequence ATGCTGTGCTCCCGCGATATTGATTATATTGAAAAGGAAATTAAGAGATCTCTTTCAGAACTTGAAATGGCATGCTTTGAGAACCTTTGGAGTGAACACTGTTCATACCGTTCAACAAAGCCGCTTCTGCGCACTCTGCCAACCGATGGTGAAAATGTTCTTTTAGGGCCTGGTGATGATGCCGCAATTGTCCGTTTTTCTGATGACATTGCAATAGCAATAGGAATGGAATCACACAATCACCCAAGTTATGTCGATCCCTATGACGGAGCGGCAACAGGTGTCGGGGGGATTATTCGTGATGTCATCTCGATGGGTTCAAGGCCGGTTGCACTTATGGATCCACTCTATTTTGGCGATCTTGACGGTGAAAAAAACAGGTATCTGTTTGAGCACATTGTTTCAGGAATAGGAGACTACGGAAACTGCATAGGTGTTCCTGTTGTAAGAGGAGAGCTTACGTTTGACAAAAATTACAGCGGAAACCCTCTTGTAAATGTTGTTTGTGTCGGTGTTGTGCATCCGGACAAATTCTTAACAGCGCGTGTGAAAGCTCCAAAAAACCGCCTGATTCTCTACGGTTCTTCAACCGGAAGGGACGGTCTTGGCGGAGCATCGTTTGCATCCCGCGATCTGTCAGAAGACTCTGAAGCTGAAGACAGACCTGCTGTTCAGGTCGGCGATCCATATACAGAAAAGCTTCTCATAGAGGCAACGATGGAACTTTCTGCGACAGGAAAAATACTCTCCTGCAGGGATTTGGGTGCGGCAGGTCTTGCCGGTGCATCATCTGAGATGTCAAGTACATTTGGCGCGAGAATCGCCGCTGACAGGGTTCATCTTCGTGAGGAAGGAATGAACGAAGTAGAGATTATGCTTGCTGAATCTCAGGAAAGAATGCTTATTGAAGTTGCGCCTGAAGATGTTTTAGAAATCGGAGCTATAATTGAGAAGTATGATCTCAGCTGGAGCGATATTGGTGAAGTAATAGCAGAGAATCGCTATATTGTTACTTTCCATGGACAGGTTGTATGCGATCTCCCTGTTGATCTTTTGGTAGGAGGAGCACCTGAGGAAGAGTGGGCAGGAAAGCCTTACTCTGCTGAAAAACCTTTTAATAGGCCCTCAGATGATTTAAAAACGCTCTGCACAAAGGTTATGTCACACCCTGACATCGCATCAAAAGACTGGGTGAAACGGCAGTATGATCATGATGTGGGGTTAAAGACAATATCAACAGAAAGCGGCTGTGGAGTCCTTCGCCTTGGTGATTCAGCGCTTTATTTATCCTGCGGATGCAGTCCGAGACAGATTTATCTAAAGCCCTATGAAGGCTGTGCAAATACTGTCTATGAAAACGCCGCAAACATGGCGGCAATGGGTGCTGAGCCATTATGTATTGTAAACTGCCTTAATTTTGCAAGCCCTGTTCATGAAGAGATTTTCTGGCAGATAAAAGAATCTGTCAGGGGAATGGGGGATATGTGCAGAAAGCTTTCAATTCCGGTTGTCGGCGGAAATGTATCCTTATACAATGAATCTGATGAGTTTAATACAAGCATTCTTCCGACACCCTCTGTTGGTATGGCAGGAAAAGGTCCTGCAAAGCCTTTTAGAAGACCTGTCTTTGGTATGAAGCTTGGAATAATCGGAGAGTCAAAGCCTGAGTTTGGAGGATCAGTAATTGATCTTTTAACAGGATGTGGTGGAAGTGCGCCAGGGATTCCTGATGTAATTATTCTTGAGATTATGCGAAAGCTTGTTAATTCAGGAGCTGTTTATTCTGCAACTGATATTTCAAGAGGCGGACTTTTAGGTGCTCTCAGTGGATTTTGTCCGTCCTGTGAGATAGATGCAGGCGAAAATGCATTTGAAGAGCTGTTCTCTGAGTCATATGGACGTTTTTTGGTTGCATATGAAGATGAATCAAAGATTGCTGAAATTATTTCTAAAACAGGCACTTCTTTTACTCCACTCGGTGTTGTCAGAGAAGAGTCCTTTATAATTCATACGGGTGAAGGAACAATTGAGTTTTCAAAGGAAGAGACTGAAAAACTTCTCTCTTCTACAACAAATCTTATGAGATTTTAA
- a CDS encoding response regulator, which translates to MTDIKILVVEDDEILADLIQWRLKEIGYSDYLIAMTGEEGVLKAESYKPDLILMDITLPGEIDGIEAVEKIRVNMPDIPVIYLSSHMEDDIIERAVKTRPSGYIAKPFEDFELNMAIKIALL; encoded by the coding sequence TTGACGGATATTAAAATACTGGTTGTAGAAGATGACGAAATTTTAGCAGATCTTATTCAGTGGCGTCTTAAAGAGATAGGATACAGCGATTATTTAATTGCGATGACTGGTGAGGAAGGAGTTTTAAAAGCCGAATCATACAAACCTGATCTTATATTGATGGATATAACTCTGCCCGGAGAAATAGACGGGATAGAAGCAGTTGAAAAAATCAGAGTGAATATGCCTGACATACCTGTAATTTATCTGAGTTCTCATATGGAAGATGATATTATTGAAAGAGCTGTTAAAACACGCCCCTCCGGATATATTGCAAAGCCTTTTGAGGACTTTGAGCTAAATATGGCAATTAAAATTGCACTTCTTTAA
- a CDS encoding PAS domain S-box protein — protein MSYNINFLKLKSKKEIEPFWNYILLGVLIFTILISEIALYLFSDGIIFFISHIFYFPLFLLIYMYPEKGFWITIVLGILYYLLILFVSYDDYYNLAAAILFVFTYLGVGIGSSVLSEGFKTGGKKLRQYKKNYLNLFENTNDIVMVYNLDGDVLCCNNKGNEIFEIEKECRLTIKSLGLSGETSLFDEGFEKLKKTGHSYAEGKVKIPSGDYRYFEMSSSITDAENGYVHAFIRDITERNNALDALQESENRFRVITNQIPDLIFELDEQGNFSFATRYSINMFGYEPDELTNGMKFWDILADSDKERAKQNFDWFMTGHIVGATEYTGKRKDNSVFPVMMNISYVFSDSTITGLRGIAIDISQRKQMESALKSSEKKYRSLFENSNDAVLIHYTNGKIIDINERLALMLGYNSEYILGGNIFDLFSKDSRNSVNDIISELKKKKNLFFESEMVRKDGKNVIVEVSASIVSGEKGIVQSVVRDITEKKIAEDALIESEKRFRNLTDLLPQIVFELDTEGRVTFLNKNGFESFQADNDIIGKGICFWEAIAPEEKEISRQNFNQIISGHNSETSFEYTAQRFDGTKFPMLVYVSLIEKSGNVTGARGIGIDISTRKKMEEALLVSEERLNLAIQGAGVCVWDWDMKNDHIFFSGNYKEMFGYGNLDEECLQTNWRELLQIQFFSDVMDFFTGITGVEGKKFDPDSHQFESEYHILCKNGRYKWINVMGKIAESDALGIPVRIVGIMQDITQIKQYQNAISEANRKLNLLSSITRHDILNQIAGINGFTDLMYRKVEGNEELIHHLERIKQASGNIQEQIIFTRDYHNIGVESPVWQRVDLITKKMQSKAKSMGINLNVSMPHLEIYADPMLEKIFFNLLDNAVRHGQKVSLVDISFERKNKTGVIVVEDDGIGVPEKLKSRIFDHGFGSNTGLGLFLTKEILGITTLKIVETGIYGKGAHFEIILPPEYYRIVNDEVLD, from the coding sequence TTGTCTTATAATATCAATTTTCTAAAGCTTAAAAGTAAAAAAGAAATAGAGCCTTTTTGGAATTATATTCTTCTCGGAGTGCTGATATTCACAATTTTAATTAGTGAAATTGCGTTATATCTTTTTAGTGACGGAATAATCTTTTTCATATCTCATATCTTTTATTTTCCTCTCTTTCTTTTAATTTACATGTACCCGGAAAAGGGTTTTTGGATAACCATTGTTCTTGGTATTTTGTATTATCTGCTTATTCTTTTCGTATCATATGACGATTATTACAACCTTGCGGCCGCAATCCTGTTTGTTTTTACATATCTTGGCGTAGGAATCGGATCATCAGTTTTATCAGAGGGCTTTAAAACCGGTGGAAAAAAGCTTCGACAGTACAAGAAAAATTATCTGAATCTTTTTGAAAATACAAACGACATCGTTATGGTCTATAATCTGGATGGAGATGTATTGTGTTGCAACAATAAAGGGAATGAGATTTTTGAAATTGAGAAAGAATGCCGTCTGACAATTAAAAGTCTTGGTTTATCCGGAGAAACATCTCTTTTTGATGAAGGTTTTGAAAAATTAAAAAAAACAGGTCACTCATATGCAGAAGGAAAAGTAAAAATTCCCTCGGGAGATTATCGTTATTTTGAGATGAGCTCAAGTATTACAGATGCTGAAAATGGCTATGTTCATGCTTTCATCCGTGATATTACAGAGAGAAACAATGCTCTGGATGCCTTGCAGGAGAGCGAAAACCGGTTTCGTGTCATTACAAATCAGATACCTGATTTAATCTTTGAATTAGATGAGCAGGGTAATTTCTCCTTTGCAACCAGATATTCTATAAACATGTTTGGATATGAGCCTGATGAACTGACAAATGGGATGAAATTCTGGGATATTCTTGCAGATTCAGATAAAGAAAGGGCAAAACAGAATTTTGACTGGTTCATGACAGGGCACATTGTAGGTGCTACCGAATACACAGGAAAAAGAAAAGACAACTCCGTATTTCCTGTAATGATGAATATAAGCTATGTTTTTTCAGACTCGACAATTACCGGACTTCGTGGAATTGCAATTGACATCAGCCAGAGAAAGCAGATGGAAAGTGCTCTTAAGAGTAGTGAAAAAAAGTACAGAAGTCTGTTTGAAAATTCAAACGATGCTGTCTTAATTCATTACACAAACGGAAAAATAATTGATATAAACGAGCGGCTTGCACTGATGCTTGGTTACAACAGCGAATATATTCTTGGAGGAAATATTTTTGATCTTTTCTCTAAGGATTCCCGTAATTCTGTAAATGATATTATTTCTGAACTTAAAAAGAAGAAAAATCTTTTTTTTGAGTCTGAAATGGTAAGAAAAGATGGGAAAAATGTTATTGTTGAGGTAAGTGCAAGCATTGTTTCAGGCGAGAAAGGGATTGTACAGTCTGTTGTCAGAGATATAACAGAGAAGAAAATAGCTGAAGATGCACTGATTGAAAGTGAGAAGAGATTTAGGAATTTAACAGATCTTCTGCCACAGATTGTCTTTGAATTAGACACTGAAGGTCGTGTAACATTCCTGAACAAAAACGGCTTTGAATCATTCCAGGCAGATAATGACATAATCGGGAAGGGAATCTGTTTCTGGGAGGCAATAGCACCGGAAGAAAAAGAAATTTCCAGACAAAATTTCAATCAGATAATTTCAGGTCACAATTCTGAGACATCATTTGAATACACTGCACAGAGATTTGACGGAACAAAATTCCCGATGCTTGTTTATGTAAGCCTTATTGAAAAGAGCGGAAATGTTACAGGTGCAAGAGGAATCGGAATTGACATCTCTACACGAAAAAAGATGGAAGAGGCCCTTTTGGTAAGTGAAGAGCGCTTAAATCTTGCAATCCAGGGTGCCGGTGTATGTGTATGGGATTGGGATATGAAAAATGATCACATATTCTTCTCAGGAAATTACAAAGAAATGTTTGGTTATGGGAATCTGGATGAGGAATGTTTACAAACCAACTGGAGAGAATTACTTCAGATTCAGTTCTTCTCAGACGTTATGGACTTTTTCACCGGCATAACCGGTGTTGAGGGAAAAAAATTTGACCCGGACAGCCATCAGTTTGAATCTGAATATCATATCCTGTGCAAAAATGGCAGATATAAGTGGATAAATGTAATGGGAAAGATTGCGGAATCAGACGCTTTAGGAATACCTGTTCGTATTGTCGGCATAATGCAGGATATTACCCAGATAAAGCAGTACCAAAATGCAATATCTGAAGCCAACCGAAAATTAAACCTTTTGTCAAGTATAACGCGGCATGATATACTAAACCAGATTGCCGGAATAAACGGATTTACAGATCTGATGTATAGAAAAGTCGAGGGAAATGAAGAGCTGATTCACCACCTTGAAAGAATAAAGCAGGCATCTGGAAATATTCAGGAACAGATCATCTTTACAAGGGATTATCATAATATCGGAGTTGAAAGTCCCGTCTGGCAAAGAGTTGATCTGATTACGAAAAAAATGCAGTCCAAAGCAAAAAGTATGGGAATAAATCTGAACGTTTCAATGCCTCATCTGGAGATTTATGCCGATCCAATGCTTGAAAAAATATTTTTCAACCTGCTTGACAATGCAGTAAGACATGGACAAAAGGTTTCTTTAGTTGATATTTCATTTGAGAGAAAGAATAAAACAGGTGTTATTGTGGTAGAGGACGATGGTATTGGTGTTCCTGAGAAATTAAAATCCCGTATTTTTGATCATGGGTTTGGGAGCAATACAGGTCTTGGCTTATTCCTAACAAAGGAGATATTAGGCATTACGACCTTAAAGATTGTTGAAACAGGAATATATGGGAAAGGAGCACACTTTGAGATAATTCTTCCTCCCGAATATTATAGAATTGTAAATGATGAGGTTTTGGATTAA
- a CDS encoding translation initiation factor IF-2 subunit beta, protein MTDPYESLLKEAYSNITEKSGDEGRFIVPDAKVYIEGKTTVLENFSEIVSTLRREPDHVMKYLLGELGTAGKIDGNRAIFNGKFDKTQISGLISKYTEDYVICSECGKPDTRLVKDGRIITLRCDACGGHRPVRKRKAKPEGAAGQLEEGAEMNVDIQFLSKRGDGVAKVGKYTLYVAGTKPGQTVKVKITRVAGSIGFTEKI, encoded by the coding sequence ATGACCGACCCGTATGAATCTCTTTTAAAGGAGGCTTACAGCAATATTACCGAAAAGTCCGGAGATGAAGGACGTTTTATAGTGCCGGATGCCAAAGTCTACATCGAAGGAAAAACAACTGTTCTTGAAAATTTTTCTGAAATTGTTTCAACCTTAAGGCGCGAACCTGATCATGTGATGAAATATCTTCTGGGAGAGCTTGGAACTGCAGGAAAAATTGACGGAAACAGGGCAATTTTCAATGGTAAATTTGATAAAACACAGATTTCCGGATTGATCTCAAAATACACAGAGGACTACGTAATATGTTCTGAATGTGGAAAGCCTGATACAAGACTTGTAAAAGACGGAAGAATAATTACCCTTAGATGTGATGCCTGCGGAGGTCACAGACCTGTCAGGAAGAGAAAGGCAAAGCCCGAAGGCGCCGCAGGACAGCTTGAAGAAGGAGCTGAAATGAACGTTGACATCCAGTTCCTGTCAAAACGTGGAGATGGTGTTGCAAAGGTTGGCAAATACACACTTTATGTCGCAGGCACAAAACCGGGTCAGACTGTAAAAGTCAAAATTACGAGAGTTGCAGGCTCCATTGGCTTTACAGAAAAGATTTAA
- a CDS encoding DNA-directed RNA polymerase subunit L: MTSKSTNVWLSMEIKILELTEDKARIAFLGENHTYMNTLKEEILKNPDVDVAQYYNEYTFTDPVLLVSTKNKKDPIEAIINAAKAVSSDCANLIELVEKA; the protein is encoded by the coding sequence ATGACTTCAAAAAGCACAAACGTATGGTTATCTATGGAAATAAAAATACTTGAGCTGACAGAGGATAAAGCAAGGATTGCTTTTCTGGGTGAAAACCATACCTATATGAACACTTTAAAAGAAGAGATCTTAAAAAACCCGGATGTTGATGTTGCCCAGTACTATAATGAGTACACATTTACAGATCCTGTTTTACTGGTTTCAACAAAAAACAAAAAAGATCCAATTGAGGCAATTATTAACGCGGCAAAAGCCGTTTCATCGGACTGCGCAAATCTGATTGAACTTGTTGAAAAGGCCTGA
- a CDS encoding MBL fold metallo-hydrolase, which produces MKVTVLGTGDTVGTPRIGCQCENCKFALSEGKERLRTSFLIENENHHILIDTSPDLRKQLLLYSSPHIDAVLWTHGHYDHIAGYNEFYRVQAFPPAYAADRAMDDIEGFFHFLHFEKNRIIPYESFSLFGMNFKFVEVNHPPMYTCGVVVECDGKRIGFTSDTNNKLSNETLEALKDCDILFLDALMPPSVHIGKHMNYKEALDLAKSLSPKEFRFIHMSHNIPFNWDNIASDGDIFEI; this is translated from the coding sequence ATGAAAGTAACGGTACTTGGAACAGGTGATACTGTAGGTACACCCAGAATCGGCTGTCAGTGCGAAAACTGTAAATTTGCACTCAGTGAGGGAAAAGAGAGACTTCGGACGTCATTTTTAATTGAAAATGAGAACCACCATATTTTAATTGACACATCGCCGGATTTAAGAAAACAGCTTTTGCTTTACAGTTCGCCCCACATTGATGCAGTCTTATGGACTCACGGGCATTACGATCATATTGCCGGCTACAACGAGTTCTACCGCGTCCAGGCATTTCCCCCGGCATACGCGGCAGACCGTGCGATGGATGATATTGAAGGGTTTTTCCACTTCCTTCATTTTGAGAAGAACAGGATAATTCCGTATGAATCCTTTTCTCTTTTTGGAATGAATTTTAAATTTGTTGAGGTAAACCACCCGCCGATGTACACATGCGGCGTTGTTGTTGAGTGCGATGGAAAAAGAATTGGATTTACTTCTGATACGAACAATAAATTATCCAATGAGACCTTAGAAGCGCTAAAAGACTGTGATATTTTATTCCTGGATGCGCTGATGCCTCCTTCTGTTCATATTGGAAAACACATGAATTACAAAGAAGCATTAGATCTTGCAAAATCCCTTTCGCCAAAGGAATTTCGGTTTATCCACATGAGTCATAACATTCCGTTCAACTGGGATAATATCGCATCAGATGGCGATATATTTGAGATTTAG